The proteins below come from a single Ictidomys tridecemlineatus isolate mIctTri1 chromosome 8, mIctTri1.hap1, whole genome shotgun sequence genomic window:
- the LOC110597508 gene encoding uncharacterized protein LOC110597508, with the protein MKPRIRGKGRVSAATRVLQPLPRPRLSPRQELGAAARAAGGAAGGEGALRAHALAAAHRLPTGLPAGPLCRSSPGHRLVSVRPSPHPVSPGAPKRPRGARPSGSQARAPLQPPGSGTPGLRCLNPALPVQRRGQRSSQTPSGRGVGRLAGRAASSASDPGPQPSPAHLTCSTCRRYLSRRGRGDCGRAARGSADSRGSYNNRAITNPPPAHPEELLGQRLNTRVQKESSVLFTQRRPTQGSLNGLMNDVHHKPEITELSSPQCNHPSFSPPPITPKEKNPFIFCSPEIESRHASSHPPPPLGLKRKWHPPVEGVPRRGFIYYHLLIIRRFLETLPPQGSSQGVTVVTVTLAFLALPILSLKTLLRFS; encoded by the exons ATGAAACCGCGGATCCGAGGGAAAGGCCGGGTTTCTGCGGCCACTAGGGTCCTTCAG CCCCTTCCCAGGCCTCGGCTCTCCCCGCGTCAGGAGCTGGGGGCCGCTGCCAGAGCAGCTGGCGGAGCCGCGGGTGGAGAGGGCGCGCTTAGAGCTCATGCCCTTGCCGCGGCCCACAGGTTGCCAACAGGTTTGCCCGCAGGACCCCTCTGCCGGAGCTCCCCAGGCCACCGCCTAGTCTCGGTTCGCCCCTCTCCCCATCCTGTCTCCCCTGGGGCGCCCAAGCGCCCCAGGGGCGCACGCCCTTCCGGTAGCCAAGCCAGGGCGCCGCTCCAGCCGCCCGGGTCCGGCACTCCGGGTCTCCGCTGCCTCAACCCAGCCCTCCCGGTGCAGCGGCGGGGACAGCGCTCCTCCCAAACGCCCTCGGGGAGGGGCGTAGGCAGGCTGGCCGGGCGGGCGGCCTCCTCGGCCTCGGATCCCGGTCCCCAGCCCAGTCCTGCTCATCTCACCTGCTCCACCTGTCGCCGTTATTTATCTCGGCGTGGGCGCGGGGATTGTGGCAGAGCGGCCCGTGGGAGCGCGGACAGCCGCGGCAGCTACAACAACCGGGCAATTACAAACCCTCCTCCCGCTCACCCGGAGGAACTGTTGG GTCAGAGGCTGAATACGAGGGTCCAAAAAGAAAGCTCAGTGCTGTTCACCCAGAGAAGGCCAACGCAAGGTTCGTTAAATGGATTAATGAATGATGTCCATCACAAGCCAGAAATCACAGAACTGAGTTCCCCTCAATGTAACCATCCTTCCTTCTCTCCACCTCCCATTaccccaaaggaaaaaaacccaTTCATTTTCTGCTCTCCAGAGATAGAAAGCCGTCATGCATCTTCCCACCCACCTCCCCCACTCGGTCTGAAAAGGAAGTGGCACCCACCAGTTGAGGGTGTGCCGAGGAGAGGCTTCATTTATTACCATCTTCTCATTATTAGGAGGTTTCTAGAAACCCTACCTCCTCAGGGAAGCTCTCAGGGAGTGACGGTGGTGACAGTGACGCTGGCTTTTCTGGCCTTGCCCATTCTGAGTTTAAAGACCCTGCTGAGGTTCTCTTAA